One genomic region from Desulfovermiculus halophilus DSM 18834 encodes:
- the argC gene encoding N-acetyl-gamma-glutamyl-phosphate reductase codes for MARNTFAVGLVGVTGYTGMEMLRCLLHHPDFELTIVTSRQEAGKSVARLFPQLAGTHLGQLTISEPDMDRLAADCDLVFLAVPHGTAMRMAAELIQRGVKVVDLSADFRLKSQDVFEQWYNCRHEAPDLLQGAVYGLPELYATEIAQARLVANPGCYPTSVLLGLFPALQAGLVHSRDIVADSKSGASGAGRGAKVGTLFCEVSDTFKAYGLGTHRHTPEIDQEVSRMTGQTVQVSFNPHLLPINRGILTTLYTTASGHTTLEGLCQAYEDFDRDHPWIRVQPQGTLPELKNVRGTMYCDIGLVLDQRTGRVIIVSVIDNLCRGASGQALANANLMCGLPLTAGLDLPALVP; via the coding sequence ATGGCCAGGAATACATTCGCTGTGGGGCTGGTGGGCGTAACCGGCTATACAGGCATGGAGATGCTCCGCTGTCTCCTGCACCATCCGGACTTTGAGCTGACCATTGTGACCTCCAGACAGGAAGCTGGAAAATCCGTTGCCCGGCTTTTCCCTCAGCTGGCCGGCACCCATCTGGGGCAGTTGACCATCAGCGAACCGGATATGGACCGGCTGGCTGCAGACTGCGATCTGGTCTTTCTGGCCGTTCCCCACGGCACAGCCATGCGCATGGCCGCGGAACTGATCCAGCGGGGAGTCAAGGTAGTCGACCTAAGCGCCGACTTCCGTCTCAAATCCCAAGATGTCTTTGAGCAGTGGTACAATTGCCGGCACGAGGCCCCGGACCTCCTCCAGGGCGCTGTCTACGGGCTGCCGGAGCTCTATGCGACAGAAATCGCCCAGGCCCGGCTGGTAGCCAACCCCGGATGCTACCCGACCTCGGTCCTGCTCGGTCTGTTCCCGGCCCTGCAGGCCGGTCTGGTCCACTCCCGGGACATTGTGGCCGACAGCAAGTCCGGGGCCAGCGGGGCCGGACGGGGGGCCAAGGTAGGAACCCTGTTCTGCGAGGTGTCCGATACCTTCAAGGCCTACGGCCTGGGCACTCACCGGCACACTCCGGAAATCGATCAGGAAGTGAGCCGGATGACCGGTCAGACTGTCCAGGTCTCCTTCAACCCCCATCTGCTGCCCATCAATCGGGGCATCCTGACCACTCTGTATACCACTGCCTCCGGCCACACCACTCTGGAAGGTCTTTGTCAGGCCTACGAGGACTTCGATCGCGACCACCCATGGATCCGTGTGCAGCCCCAGGGCACCCTGCCGGAGCTGAAGAACGTCCGCGGGACCATGTACTGTGATATCGGACTGGTCCTGGACCAGCGCACCGGGCGGGTGATCATCGTCTCCGTCATCGACAATCTCTGCCGCGGGGCCTCGGGGCAGGCCCTGGCCAACGCCAACCTTATGTGCGGACTGCCCCTGACCGCTGGCCTGGATCTCCCGGCCCTGGTGCCCTGA
- a CDS encoding prepilin peptidase, with the protein MISTVIFPAFFPIAAAVLGLVLGSFSNVCIHRYVHGESIVLPASHCPLCRHTLAWWENIPLISYLLLRGRCRACREAIHWRYPVVEAISGLWALLLALAFGFSPAFAVYLLFGQILIIISFIDLELFILPDVYTLPGSAAALAAAVFVLDLPWATSLAGAVVGGGAFLALQQGYKWLKGREGLGTGDIKLMVLLGALLGWQALPLVVFMAAVSALAVSLLYLRRAGSQGLQTAVPFGPFLSLGGMLYILCGPQIWHWYMGF; encoded by the coding sequence ATGATCAGTACCGTCATATTTCCCGCTTTCTTTCCAATCGCGGCCGCAGTCCTGGGACTGGTCCTGGGAAGCTTTTCCAATGTCTGCATTCATCGGTATGTTCACGGAGAATCCATTGTCCTCCCGGCATCCCACTGTCCCCTGTGCAGACATACCCTGGCCTGGTGGGAGAACATCCCCCTGATCAGCTATCTGCTCCTGCGCGGACGGTGCCGGGCCTGTCGGGAAGCCATCCATTGGCGGTATCCTGTGGTCGAGGCCATCTCCGGCCTCTGGGCCCTGCTTTTGGCCCTTGCCTTCGGCTTCAGCCCGGCTTTCGCCGTCTATCTCCTCTTCGGCCAGATCCTGATTATCATCAGCTTCATCGATCTGGAGCTGTTCATCCTTCCGGACGTCTACACCCTGCCCGGATCTGCAGCCGCGCTGGCCGCAGCCGTTTTTGTCCTGGACCTCCCCTGGGCCACCTCCCTGGCCGGGGCGGTGGTCGGAGGCGGAGCCTTTCTCGCTTTGCAACAGGGGTATAAGTGGCTCAAAGGCCGAGAGGGACTGGGCACAGGAGACATCAAGCTCATGGTCCTGCTGGGTGCCTTGCTCGGATGGCAGGCCCTGCCCCTGGTGGTTTTCATGGCCGCAGTCAGCGCCCTGGCCGTCAGCCTTCTCTACCTCCGCCGGGCCGGCTCCCAAGGCCTGCAAACCGCTGTTCCTTTTGGCCCGTTCCTCAGCCTGGGCGGTATGCTCTACATCCTGTGCGGTCCCCAGATCTGGCACTGGTACATGGGGTTTTAA
- a CDS encoding phenylacetate--CoA ligase family protein: MNKNAHTHYRFFSDYTQEGLAEQQLRGLQWTLKHAYAGSPYYRRRLDAAGVDPRAVRSLDHLTHLPFTTVDDLRSDYPLPLLSVPEEDVVRIHASSGTTGKRKILAYTQDDIDTWKLMMARCFELAGLERSDRVQIAVGYGLWTAGVGFQLGCEHFGSMALPLGPGNLEIQLQFLTDLQSTCLCSTASMALLLAEEVEKYGLQDRVRLKTAIFGAEPHTAKMRQRVEEVFGLEDCFDIPGLTELYGPGAGLECREHQGLHYWADLYILEIIDPQTLQPVAPGEVGEMVVTTLCKQGVPLIRYRTRDLTRLVPGECPCGLGLPRHDRILGRSDDMFIFRGVNIYPGQIADVLHDFAELSSEYQVVLDRKEGVDHMLLKVERHVDARSDLDSGLSRAIAASLRKHLLVRSEVSIVDPGLLPRTFAKSKRVLDQRNGEES; encoded by the coding sequence ATGAATAAAAACGCACACACACACTATCGATTTTTTTCCGACTATACGCAAGAAGGCCTGGCTGAGCAACAGCTGCGCGGCCTTCAGTGGACCCTTAAACACGCCTACGCCGGGAGCCCGTACTACCGGCGGCGCTTGGACGCAGCCGGGGTCGATCCTCGCGCGGTACGCAGCCTGGACCATCTGACCCATCTGCCCTTTACCACAGTTGACGATCTGCGCAGCGACTATCCCCTCCCCCTGCTCAGTGTGCCGGAAGAAGATGTGGTCCGCATCCATGCCTCCTCCGGAACCACGGGCAAACGCAAGATCCTGGCCTACACCCAGGACGACATCGATACCTGGAAGCTGATGATGGCCAGGTGTTTCGAGCTGGCCGGTCTGGAGCGCTCTGACCGGGTACAGATCGCCGTGGGCTATGGGCTGTGGACCGCCGGAGTCGGCTTCCAGTTGGGGTGCGAGCATTTCGGGTCCATGGCCCTGCCCTTGGGGCCGGGGAACCTGGAGATCCAGCTGCAGTTCCTGACTGATCTGCAGAGCACCTGCCTCTGTTCAACAGCCTCCATGGCCCTTTTGCTGGCTGAAGAGGTGGAGAAGTACGGGCTGCAGGACCGGGTCAGATTAAAGACTGCCATATTCGGGGCCGAGCCGCACACGGCAAAAATGCGCCAACGGGTGGAGGAGGTCTTCGGGCTGGAGGACTGTTTCGACATCCCGGGCCTGACCGAGCTGTACGGACCCGGAGCCGGCCTGGAATGCCGGGAACATCAGGGACTGCACTACTGGGCGGATCTCTATATCCTGGAGATCATCGATCCCCAGACCCTGCAACCGGTTGCTCCGGGGGAGGTGGGGGAAATGGTGGTCACCACCTTGTGCAAGCAGGGAGTGCCTCTGATCCGTTACCGGACCCGGGATCTGACCCGGCTCGTACCCGGAGAGTGTCCCTGCGGCTTGGGGCTTCCCAGGCACGACCGCATCCTGGGGCGCTCGGATGATATGTTCATCTTCCGGGGGGTGAATATCTACCCGGGGCAGATTGCCGACGTGTTGCACGACTTTGCAGAGCTGAGCTCGGAATATCAGGTTGTGCTGGACCGGAAGGAGGGCGTGGATCACATGCTGCTCAAGGTGGAGCGGCATGTTGACGCCCGCTCGGATCTGGACAGCGGCTTGTCCAGGGCTATTGCCGCTTCCCTGCGCAAGCATCTCCTGGTCCGCAGCGAGGTCTCCATCGTCGATCCCGGTTTGCTGCCCAGGACCTTTGCCAAAAGCAAACGGGTCCTGGATCAGCGCAACGGGGAAGAGAGCTGA
- a CDS encoding type II toxin-antitoxin system VapC family toxin has translation MNKVLLDTNAYTKLLAGETRIIDIIADVQTVYMSIFVLGELYTGFAGGQKTKENQEILHNFLHKSPVKILNATSETAEIFGQAKHKLKRAGTPIPINDVWISAHALETGSVLITFDKHFQHVPGLRLFPGFSSPT, from the coding sequence ATGAACAAGGTGCTTTTGGACACCAATGCCTATACAAAGCTCTTGGCTGGAGAAACAAGAATAATTGACATTATCGCCGATGTACAAACAGTGTATATGTCAATCTTTGTGCTGGGGGAACTGTATACGGGCTTTGCCGGTGGCCAAAAGACAAAAGAGAACCAAGAAATTCTCCATAACTTTCTTCATAAGTCACCAGTCAAAATCCTAAACGCCACTTCTGAAACAGCTGAGATCTTTGGACAGGCAAAACACAAGCTCAAACGAGCCGGGACTCCCATACCGATAAACGATGTCTGGATCAGCGCCCATGCCCTTGAAACTGGATCTGTACTGATAACTTTCGACAAACACTTTCAGCACGTTCCGGGCCTACGACTCTTTCCCGGCTTTTCCTCCCCCACGTGA
- a CDS encoding serine dehydratase subunit alpha family protein, translating to MRFTFKDFLALEVSPALGCTEPVAVALAASAAAGLLPSRSLEHIRITVDGNVFKNGLAVMIPGTGGKRGLDLASALGAVAGDPSRFMQVLDGIGRPQVDQAAEMIDSGRVEVDLDPAQQGLFIQAEVSAGADTARAVIQGAHDSIISLTLNGREISDSPLLAQPQDTGSTSAHHDVRHLEAWLREQSLSSLLMLLDQVDDEDLATLRLGVDMNRKLAEYGLDHAPGLGVGHALSALAEDKLLAPDMLLAAKIQTAAAADARMAGAGLPAMSSAGSGNNGLTAILPIWAAGKFMDCSENALLRAIGLSHLITAYIKTYTGRLSAVCSCSLAAGAGSAAGLAFALGGDEPCITRAINNVIEDLGGVLCDGAKTGCALKLATAAGSAVQAALLAHRGVGAVPVEGILGQTPEQSIDHLGRICREGMTQTGATILDIMLGKRKSGSFS from the coding sequence ATGAGGTTTACCTTCAAGGATTTTTTGGCCCTGGAAGTCAGCCCGGCCCTGGGCTGCACTGAGCCCGTGGCTGTGGCCCTTGCCGCTTCTGCGGCCGCCGGCCTGCTTCCTTCCCGTTCCCTTGAACATATCCGGATCACTGTGGACGGCAATGTGTTCAAGAACGGCCTGGCGGTTATGATCCCCGGGACCGGGGGCAAAAGGGGCTTGGATCTGGCTTCCGCCCTGGGGGCAGTGGCTGGTGATCCCAGTCGCTTCATGCAGGTTCTGGACGGCATCGGCCGTCCCCAGGTGGATCAGGCAGCTGAAATGATCGATTCCGGCCGGGTGGAGGTGGACTTGGACCCGGCGCAGCAGGGACTGTTCATCCAGGCCGAGGTGAGTGCCGGGGCGGATACGGCCAGGGCGGTGATTCAGGGTGCCCACGACAGCATTATCTCCTTAACTCTCAACGGCCGGGAGATCTCCGACAGTCCTCTTCTGGCTCAGCCCCAGGACACTGGATCCACCAGCGCTCATCACGATGTTCGCCATCTGGAGGCCTGGCTTCGCGAGCAATCCCTGTCCTCTCTCCTTATGCTGCTGGATCAGGTGGATGATGAGGACCTGGCCACTCTCCGCCTGGGCGTGGATATGAACCGGAAGCTGGCCGAGTACGGACTGGATCACGCCCCCGGTCTCGGCGTGGGCCATGCCCTCTCCGCCCTGGCTGAAGACAAGCTTTTGGCCCCAGACATGCTCCTGGCGGCCAAGATCCAGACTGCGGCTGCCGCCGATGCCCGCATGGCCGGAGCCGGACTGCCGGCCATGAGCTCGGCCGGCAGCGGAAACAACGGGCTCACCGCCATTTTGCCCATCTGGGCCGCCGGGAAGTTCATGGACTGTTCTGAGAACGCTTTGCTCCGGGCCATCGGCCTCAGCCATCTGATTACCGCCTACATCAAGACCTATACCGGCCGCCTGTCTGCGGTCTGCAGCTGCTCCCTGGCCGCCGGCGCCGGCTCTGCCGCCGGCCTGGCCTTTGCCCTGGGCGGGGACGAGCCATGCATCACCCGGGCGATTAACAATGTAATCGAAGACCTGGGCGGAGTCCTCTGCGACGGGGCCAAAACCGGCTGTGCCCTGAAGCTGGCCACTGCGGCCGGGTCAGCTGTTCAGGCCGCCCTTTTGGCCCACCGGGGCGTGGGTGCGGTTCCGGTGGAAGGCATTCTGGGCCAAACCCCGGAACAGAGCATAGACCATCTGGGCCGGATCTGCCGGGAGGGGATGACCCAAACCGGAGCCACCATACTGGATATCATGCTGGGCAAGCGCAAGAGTGGGAGCTTTTCCTAA
- a CDS encoding amidohydrolase family protein, with amino-acid sequence MIIDAHVHICPPEVRSNREAYLPDEPEFAAIYQDPKAKLVGAGELVRTMDQQGVDKSVVFGFPWRKEAHFRLNNDYVLDAAARFPDRLIPLACFDATHLKAEQEAERCLRAGARGIGELAFYSAGIDEEAKNALVPLANLCAEAKALVSLHTNEPVGHAYPGKSPMTLGQLYSLLQATPNTTWILAHLGGGLPFFAFLKKEVREVLAKVWFDTAAMPFLYRPQAIKAMAGAVGLDKLLLGTDFPLLPPKRYFRELADSGLDQDGLEAVLGHNAAKLLQVES; translated from the coding sequence ATGATTATCGATGCCCATGTTCATATCTGCCCTCCGGAGGTACGCAGCAACCGGGAAGCCTACCTCCCGGACGAACCGGAGTTCGCTGCCATTTACCAAGACCCCAAGGCCAAGCTGGTGGGGGCGGGCGAGCTGGTCCGGACCATGGACCAGCAGGGGGTGGATAAGTCCGTGGTTTTCGGCTTCCCCTGGCGCAAAGAGGCTCATTTCCGCTTGAACAACGACTACGTCCTGGACGCCGCGGCCAGATTCCCGGACCGGCTCATACCCTTGGCTTGCTTTGATGCCACCCACCTTAAGGCCGAACAGGAAGCCGAGCGCTGCCTGCGGGCCGGAGCCCGGGGGATCGGCGAGCTGGCCTTCTACTCCGCGGGAATAGATGAAGAGGCCAAGAACGCCCTTGTCCCCCTGGCCAATCTCTGTGCCGAGGCCAAGGCCCTTGTTTCCCTGCATACCAACGAGCCGGTCGGTCATGCCTATCCAGGCAAGAGCCCCATGACCCTGGGCCAGCTCTACTCCCTGCTCCAGGCCACTCCGAACACCACCTGGATCCTGGCCCATCTGGGCGGCGGATTGCCCTTTTTCGCCTTCCTGAAAAAAGAGGTTCGGGAGGTCCTGGCCAAGGTGTGGTTCGACACCGCAGCCATGCCCTTTCTGTACCGCCCTCAGGCCATAAAGGCCATGGCTGGGGCCGTGGGCCTGGACAAGCTGCTTCTGGGCACAGATTTTCCATTGCTGCCCCCGAAGCGCTATTTTCGGGAGTTGGCTGACTCCGGACTGGATCAGGATGGACTGGAGGCGGTTTTGGGGCACAACGCCGCCAAGCTTTTGCAGGTTGAATCTTGA
- a CDS encoding NUDIX hydrolase — protein MIYPWPVVHSTTNSYRIFNLRTDRAVSPRTGQAHDFYILESAPWVNSIPITSDDEVVFIRQYRHGIQDTTLEVPGGLVESYDDPQSAAMRELKEETGYQGRDIHFLGKVHPNPAIQNNECHSFVIWDVEQTERQDLDAKEDIETVLYPLASVPHLIHSREITHSLVLCAFFYFFAACRPDLWTGRIEECSK, from the coding sequence ATGATTTATCCCTGGCCGGTTGTCCACTCGACAACAAACTCCTACCGCATCTTCAACCTGCGCACTGACCGGGCCGTGTCTCCCCGGACCGGTCAGGCCCACGATTTCTATATCCTGGAGTCCGCTCCCTGGGTGAATAGTATCCCGATTACCTCAGATGATGAAGTGGTCTTCATCCGTCAATACCGGCACGGGATCCAGGACACGACCCTGGAGGTCCCCGGGGGCCTGGTGGAATCCTACGACGACCCCCAATCCGCCGCCATGCGCGAGCTGAAGGAGGAGACCGGCTACCAGGGCCGGGACATTCACTTTCTGGGCAAGGTCCACCCGAACCCGGCCATCCAGAACAACGAATGCCACTCTTTTGTGATCTGGGATGTCGAGCAGACCGAACGGCAGGATCTTGATGCCAAAGAGGACATAGAGACCGTCCTCTACCCCCTGGCCTCTGTCCCGCACCTTATTCATAGCCGGGAGATAACCCACTCTCTGGTCCTGTGCGCCTTTTTCTATTTCTTTGCCGCCTGCCGTCCGGATCTCTGGACAGGCCGAATCGAGGAGTGCAGCAAATGA
- a CDS encoding DUF1844 domain-containing protein has translation MTSNDPTRPETEPQQTAEERKEAAQAYADKAKEQAQQDPLPKVDMNTFVLSLSSSAMVHLGEVNDPESGKSQVDLNLARHTIDMLAMLEEKTRGNLTADEEGLLKNVLFELRMKYVQKAG, from the coding sequence ATGACCAGCAACGACCCAACCCGACCGGAAACCGAGCCGCAGCAGACGGCAGAAGAACGTAAAGAGGCGGCCCAGGCCTATGCGGACAAGGCCAAGGAGCAGGCCCAGCAGGACCCCCTGCCCAAGGTGGATATGAATACCTTCGTCCTGTCCTTGAGTTCATCGGCCATGGTCCATCTGGGCGAGGTCAACGACCCGGAATCCGGAAAGAGCCAGGTCGACCTCAACCTGGCCCGGCACACCATCGACATGCTGGCCATGCTGGAGGAAAAGACCAGAGGCAACCTGACCGCAGATGAAGAAGGCCTGCTCAAAAACGTCCTCTTCGAGCTGCGCATGAAATACGTGCAAAAGGCGGGATAG
- a CDS encoding AIR synthase-related protein produces the protein MLHRLAVKLKPHLTDMQGRVTASRIGKELGIQVDAVRLITVYTLEGLTLEQAREVMDKALLHDPVLHEVSLQPLAEDLDWILEVGFKPGVTDNEGRVAAETVKNGLGLGPGCDPAVYSAVQYLISGTLSREQVQGIASGLLANELIERYAFKSRDEWETEPGFAAQVPRVSGQSTDQVEVISLLGLDDGDLQRLSQERVLALSPAELRAIQAYYARDEVQKRRTANGLPVHPTDVELEALAQTWSEHCKHKIFNARIDYEDRENGRTQVIDSLFSTYIQESTAVLRKRMQDRDICLSVFKDNAGVIRFDRDHSVCVKVETHNSPSALDPYGGALTGIVGVNRDPMGTGLGANLVCNTDVFCFASPFYDHPLPPRLLHPHRVLEGVRRGVEHGGNQSGIPTVNGGVVFDQRFLGKPLVFCGTVGLMPAEIQGRPSHEKQARPGDVVVMTGGRVGKDGIHGATFSSEALHAESPATAVQIGDPITQRKMYDFIIRARDQGLYNAITDNGAGGLSSSVGEMAEDTGGCELDLAQVPLKYDGLVPWEILLSEAQERMTLAVPEENLDVFLRMAREMDVEATPLGRFTQSGLFRVWYGEKLAGELEMDFLHHGLPQMELSAVWDPKPEQEVHVVESGRDQGGLLRRMLSRLNICSREYIIRQYDHEVQGGSVIKPLTGALQDGPADAAVIRPVLDRDQGLVVSNGLCPRYSDLDTYWMMANAVDEAVRNAVAVGGNLRHMAGVDNFCWCDPVQSDKTPDGEHKLAQLVRANQALAHFCLGLGVPCISGKDSMKNDYTIEEYKISIPPTVLFSVVSVIPDVNLCCTSDLKQPGDVLYLLGRTGKELGGSELVDELGVTGGFVPQVDVLSARSRYLTLYAAIQQGLVSACHDLSDGGLGVAAAEMCIGGNLGARLDLDRVQVCGTESYAPEELLYSETPSRLLVSVPQDKIREFEQIFGGQSLSRVGEVLDNPVLAVGQCGKEVLTEEVQELRRAWQETFQGF, from the coding sequence ATGCTGCACCGTTTGGCGGTCAAACTCAAGCCCCATCTGACCGATATGCAGGGCCGGGTCACAGCCTCGCGCATCGGCAAGGAACTGGGAATCCAGGTTGACGCTGTGCGCTTGATCACTGTCTACACCCTGGAGGGCCTCACCCTGGAACAGGCCCGGGAGGTCATGGATAAGGCCCTGCTCCACGATCCGGTGCTGCATGAGGTATCCCTGCAGCCCCTGGCCGAAGATTTGGACTGGATTCTGGAAGTCGGGTTCAAGCCGGGAGTAACGGACAACGAAGGGCGGGTGGCGGCCGAAACGGTGAAGAACGGCCTGGGGTTGGGCCCGGGCTGTGATCCGGCCGTGTACAGCGCAGTCCAATATCTGATCAGCGGGACGCTTTCCCGAGAGCAAGTCCAAGGCATTGCCTCCGGTCTCCTGGCCAATGAGCTCATTGAGCGGTATGCCTTCAAAAGCCGCGATGAATGGGAGACGGAACCGGGATTTGCGGCCCAGGTCCCCCGGGTCAGCGGACAATCCACGGACCAGGTGGAGGTGATCTCTTTACTGGGACTGGACGATGGGGATCTGCAGCGCTTGAGTCAGGAACGGGTTCTGGCCCTGAGTCCTGCCGAGCTGCGGGCCATCCAGGCCTATTACGCCCGGGACGAGGTCCAGAAGCGGCGGACCGCAAACGGCCTTCCTGTTCACCCTACGGATGTGGAGCTGGAGGCCCTGGCCCAGACCTGGTCCGAGCACTGCAAACACAAGATATTCAATGCCCGGATCGACTATGAGGACCGGGAGAACGGGCGCACCCAGGTCATAGACAGCCTGTTCTCCACATACATACAGGAAAGCACGGCGGTTCTGCGCAAGCGGATGCAGGACCGGGACATCTGCCTTTCCGTGTTCAAGGACAATGCCGGGGTGATTCGTTTTGACCGGGATCACAGCGTGTGCGTGAAGGTGGAGACCCACAACAGCCCCTCGGCCCTGGATCCCTACGGCGGTGCCTTGACCGGAATTGTTGGCGTGAACCGCGATCCCATGGGGACTGGCCTGGGGGCCAACCTGGTCTGCAACACTGACGTATTCTGTTTCGCGTCCCCGTTTTACGATCACCCCCTTCCCCCCCGCCTCCTGCATCCCCACCGGGTTTTAGAAGGGGTCCGGCGGGGCGTGGAGCACGGAGGGAATCAGTCCGGGATACCCACGGTCAACGGCGGGGTGGTCTTTGACCAGCGCTTTCTGGGCAAGCCCCTGGTCTTCTGCGGCACAGTAGGGCTCATGCCGGCCGAGATTCAGGGCCGGCCCAGCCACGAGAAGCAGGCCCGACCCGGAGACGTGGTGGTCATGACCGGGGGCCGGGTAGGCAAGGACGGCATCCACGGGGCGACCTTTTCCTCCGAGGCCCTGCACGCCGAGTCTCCGGCCACCGCAGTCCAGATCGGGGATCCCATCACCCAGCGCAAGATGTACGATTTCATCATCCGGGCCAGGGACCAGGGCCTGTACAACGCGATCACGGACAACGGAGCCGGGGGGCTGTCCTCTTCGGTGGGAGAAATGGCCGAGGACACCGGGGGATGCGAGCTGGATCTGGCCCAGGTGCCCCTGAAGTACGACGGCCTTGTGCCCTGGGAGATCCTGCTCTCCGAGGCCCAGGAACGGATGACCCTGGCCGTGCCGGAAGAGAATCTGGATGTCTTCCTGCGCATGGCCCGGGAGATGGATGTGGAGGCCACGCCTTTGGGCCGGTTCACCCAAAGCGGGCTGTTTAGGGTTTGGTACGGGGAGAAATTGGCGGGGGAGCTGGAGATGGATTTCCTGCACCACGGTCTCCCCCAGATGGAGCTCTCTGCGGTTTGGGACCCCAAGCCGGAGCAGGAAGTGCATGTGGTCGAATCCGGCCGGGATCAGGGAGGGCTCCTCCGGCGCATGCTGAGCCGGCTGAATATCTGCTCCAGGGAATACATCATCCGCCAGTACGACCATGAAGTCCAGGGCGGAAGCGTGATCAAGCCCTTGACCGGAGCCCTGCAGGACGGTCCGGCGGATGCAGCGGTCATCCGACCGGTTCTGGACAGGGACCAGGGGCTGGTGGTCTCCAATGGCCTGTGTCCTAGGTATTCGGATCTGGATACCTACTGGATGATGGCCAATGCCGTGGACGAGGCGGTGCGCAACGCTGTGGCTGTGGGCGGCAACCTGCGGCATATGGCCGGAGTGGACAATTTCTGCTGGTGCGACCCCGTCCAGTCGGACAAGACTCCGGACGGCGAGCACAAGCTGGCCCAACTGGTCCGAGCCAACCAGGCCCTGGCCCATTTCTGCCTGGGGCTGGGTGTTCCGTGCATCTCGGGCAAGGACTCCATGAAGAACGATTACACCATCGAGGAGTACAAGATCTCCATCCCGCCCACGGTCCTGTTCTCCGTGGTCAGTGTGATCCCGGACGTGAATCTGTGCTGCACCTCGGATCTGAAGCAGCCCGGGGATGTTCTCTATCTTCTGGGCCGGACGGGCAAGGAGCTGGGGGGAAGCGAGTTGGTCGACGAGCTGGGAGTTACAGGCGGATTTGTGCCCCAGGTGGATGTGCTCAGCGCCAGGTCCAGGTATCTGACCCTGTATGCAGCCATACAGCAAGGGCTGGTCTCGGCCTGCCACGATCTCTCGGACGGGGGGCTCGGGGTGGCTGCGGCCGAGATGTGCATCGGGGGCAATCTGGGAGCAAGATTGGATTTGGACCGGGTTCAGGTCTGCGGCACGGAGTCCTACGCCCCGGAGGAGCTTCTGTACAGCGAGACCCCCAGCCGGCTGCTGGTCAGTGTGCCTCAGGACAAGATCAGGGAGTTCGAGCAGATCTTCGGCGGACAATCCCTGTCCCGGGTGGGAGAGGTGCTGGACAATCCAGTCCTTGCAGTGGGTCAGTGTGGAAAAGAGGTGCTCACGGAGGAGGTCCAGGAGCTGCGCCGGGCCTGGCAGGAAACGTTTCAGGGCTTTTAA